One Argiope bruennichi chromosome 5, qqArgBrue1.1, whole genome shotgun sequence DNA segment encodes these proteins:
- the LOC129969485 gene encoding ubiquitin-associated domain-containing protein 2-like encodes MAAILSQNSSTGFYKAPVSKGILGCMFLTSCALNVPLLAHIKQYVMYNIPSIFQKLEVWRVITSKLTFLETKDLVCGCLLIYYFRIFERRYGSHKFASYLLAACTVSTILELSFVYLLNHLDVQITFLPTGPYGLIFPLFANYFMDIPRVAQSYILGVPVTGKTLTYLVGLQIISSNKESMIAGICSLLAGVICRWNFLHVLDIIKVPKFIAKCFGACLGWILDSSPPVENSVPMGATLEIQRQQQLDLMEQQLLLSRARESRGGNSGRFHNRQQMAQGYAERLVPPANDGGLFGSFHNQNIWNNTFSPTSLLRRNRQRETDSSADSAEMANGINQNHIDASTPVQEDQVKTLVEMGFERQNVVRALQSCNNDINMATVILLNES; translated from the exons atggctgCAATCCTCTCTCAAAACAGTTCGACTGGTTTCT ataAAGCTCCTGTATCCAAAGGTATTCTTGGATGCATGTTTTTAACATCTTGCGCCTTAAATGTGCCTCTTCTTGCTCATATAAAACAATATGTTATGTATAACATACccagtatatttcaaaaattagag gtatGGAGAGTGATTACATCTAAGTTAACCTTCTTAGAAACCAAAGACTTAGTGTGTGGttgtttattgatatattattttaggatttttGAAAGGAGATATGGCTCACATAAATTTGCG TCTTATTTATTAGCTGCATGTACTGTTTCTACTATTCTGGAATTATCATTTGTGTATTTGCTTAATCACTTGGATGTGCAGATCACATTTCTTCCTACTGGACC GTATGGGctcatttttcctttatttgcaaattattttatggacATTCCAAGAGTTGCACAATCATATATTCTGGGAGTCCCAGTAACAGGAAAAACACTAACTTATTTGGTAGGACTCCAG attataAGTAGTAACAAGGAATCCATGATTGCTGGTATTTGTTCTCTA cttgccGGAGTGATTTGTCGCTGGAATTTTCTACatgttttagatattattaaagtACCCAAATTCATTGCAAAATGCTTTGGAGCCTGCCTTGGTTGGATTCTTGATTCATCTCCTCCAGTTGAGAATTCTGTACCCATGGGTGCTACTTTGGAAATTCAAAGACAGCAGCAATTAGATTTGATGGAGCAACAGCTTCTGCTTTCAAGAGCTAGAGAGTCAAGAGGAGGTAATTCGGGG CGATTTCATAATCGACAACAAATGGCCCAAGGGTATGCTGAAAGACTAGTCCCACCAGCTAATGATGGAGGTCTCTTTGGTAGTTTTCACAATCAGAATATTTGGAATAACACTTTTAGTCCAACATCCTTGCTAAGAAGGAATCGGCAACGAGAAACAGACAGTTCTGctg ATTCTGCAGAAATGGCTAATGGTATAAATCAAAATCACATTGATGCATCCACACCTGTTCAAGAGGATCAA
- the LOC129969672 gene encoding probable palmitoyltransferase ZDHHC24 — translation MNDNQEFVLPLSNKNLLPKNNLDRGLFILMSVGIPSVTIWELTILFRFYPELNFNCVCHLIVQSILFINILSNLFYLQRVDSSGKRKKLPHVLHANWKYCHFCQINSPPRSYHCPICDECILKRDQHCMFAGCCVGFYNHRYYLLAVTYIMLGSLYYSILQGPHVFEIIGGYHWMSIVCMLAPHIAVLFGLLSIYGFICAITQIILSCVLVLTTYLFCVQIMCIAQGQTIHENRAGITLYDLGWKKNFIQVLGRKWYLAIIFPFASSPVDGDGINFLTFYDLNEIKNV, via the exons atgaatgataatcaGGAATTTGTTTTACCGTTAAGTAACAAGAACCTcttgccaaaaaataatttagatagaGGTCTGTTTATTTTGATGTCTGTCGGCATTCCATCTGTAACGATATGGGAGTTGacaattttattcagattttatccAGAACTGAATTTCAACTGTGTTTGTCACTTAATTGTacagtctattttatttataaacattctgagtaatttgttttatttacaaagaGTTGACTCAtcaggaaaaaggaaaaaattgccACATGTATTACATGCAAATTGGAAATATTGCCATTTTTGCCAAATAAATTCACCCCCTAGGTCATATCACTGCCCTATATGTGATGAATGTATATTAAAACGAGATCAGCATTGTATGTTTGCTGGTTGTTGTGTTGGTTTTTATAACCACCGATATTACTTATTGGCAGTTACATATATTATGCTCG GTTCTTTGTACTATTCAATCCTGCAGGGGCCTCATGTCTTTGAAATTATTGGTGGTTACCATTGGATGTCTATTGTGTGTATGTTAGCTCCACATATAGCTGTCTTATTTGGACTACTTAGTATTTATGGTTTTATCTGTGCAATcacacaaattattttaagctGTGTGCTTGTTCTTACTACTTATTTATTCTGTGTTCAGATAATGTGTATTGCTCAAGGTCAAACTATTCATGAGAACAGAGCAGGTATCACTCTTTATGACTtaggatggaaaaaaaattttattcaagtattAGGCAGAAAATGGTATTTAGCTATCATTTTTCCATTTGCTTCATCGCCAGTAGATGGTGATGgcataaattttcttacattttatgatttgaatgaaattaaaaatgtttga